A single region of the Pelobates fuscus isolate aPelFus1 chromosome 4, aPelFus1.pri, whole genome shotgun sequence genome encodes:
- the CLXN gene encoding calaxin has protein sequence MSQHVPAVNRKNLHKLAEAMCRSVKHFNKNEMENLIRLYYSIVGRPVDANARGGVDRNTFRNILHNTFGMTDDMIMDRVFRGFDKDNDSYINVTEWIEGLAVFLRGTLDEKIKYCFGVYDLNGDGYISREEMFHMLKNSLLKQPTEEDPDEGIKDLVEITLKKMDYDHDSKLSYTDFEKAVRDENLLLEAFGPCLPDSKSIMAFERQAFTEPNDQ, from the exons ATGTCTCAGCATGTGCCCGCCGTGAACAGAAAGAACCTGCACAAACTGGCAGAGGCCATGTGCCGATCTGTCAAACACT tcAATAAGAATGAAATGGAAAACCTTATACGCCTATATTATAGTATAGTTGGGCGTCCAGTGGACGCAAATGCAAGGGGAGGCGTGGATCGCAATACTTTCCGAAACATTCTGCACAACACATTTGGAATGACAGATGACATGATCATGGACCGAG ttttCCGTGGGTTTGACAAAGACAATGACAGTTATATTAACGTCACCGAATGGATTGAGGGTTTGGCTGTCTTTCTTCGTGGGACattagatgaaaaaataaaat actgttTTGGAGTCTATGACCTGAATGGTGATGGATATATTTCCAGAGAAGAGATGTTTCACATGCTAAAGAACAGCCTTCTAAAACAACCAACTGAAGAGGACCCTGATGAAGGAATAAAAGATTTGGTAGAGATAACGCTGAAAAAGATG GATTATGACCATGACAGCAAACTGTCCTATACTGATTTTGAAAAAGCTGTAAGAGATGAAAACCTTCTTCTAGAAGCGTTTGGTCCGTGCCTACCAGATAGTAAG AGCATAATGGCCTTTGAACGACAAGCATTTACAGAGCCAAATGACCAATAG
- the RBM48 gene encoding RNA-binding protein 48, with the protein MAAERNEGLQLEVQGHHEQKRVCDSRAKYREGRRPRAVKVYTINLESRYLMVQGVPAIGVMKELVEQFALYGVIEEYNPLDGYPAEEFTDVYLIKFQKLQSARVAKRKMDERSFFGGLLHVCYAPEFETVQETREKLRDRRIFVSRSTSDKDRFVPEKKQDMSFFESNTPESDFIPAPSSSCGTRSHLNDLIRFTSTYARANFRQGSTQDPCSVLEDTGTKPSQGNASQTDAACHTRGTPQNPRPSIPMQNQNTASGGNFVRFTPRTTQLQERQRKREHNNALALCGSSPDTQDIVIGPQIPEIPKFDMDDTSLNISADIIRQKLKKVSGTPRLAAVENKSNESQSEAPKKQRRRI; encoded by the exons ATGGCGGCCGAGAGGAATGAGGGTTTGCAGCTGGAGGTTCAGGGACACCACGAACAGAAACGGGTTTGTGATTCCCGTGCCAAGTATCGCGAAGGAAGGAGGCCGAGAGCTGTCAAA gtgtaCACAATCAATCTTGAGTCTCGTTATCTGATGGTGCAGGGCGTTCCAGCTATAGGTGTAATGAAGGAGCTGGTAGAACAGTTTGCCCTCTATGGCGTTATAGAAGAGTACAATCCTTTAGATGGATACCCTGCGGAGGAGTTCACAGACGTCTATCTTATTAAATTTCAGAAGCTTCAGAGTGCAAG GGTTGCCAAACGGAAAATGGATGAACGTAGTTTCTTTGGTGGTTTACTTCATGTATGCTATGCCCCAGAATTTGAAACTGTTCAGGAGACCAGAGAGAAACTTCGGGACAGGAGAATATTTGTGTCAAGATCAACATCTGACAAAG ACAGGTTTGTACCAGAGAAGAAACAAGACATGTCTTTCTTTGAGTCTAATACCCCTGAATCAGATTTCATCCCTGCTCCTAGCAGCAGCTGTGGTACTCGTTCACATCTCAATGATCTTATAAGATTTACCTCTACATATGCTAGAGCTAATTTCCGCCAGGGCAGCACTCAGGACCCATGTTCTGTCTTGGAGGATACCGGTACCAAACCATCTCAGGGGAATGCTTCCCAAACCGATGCAGCCTGCCACACACGAGGAACCCCACAGAACCCTAGACCAAGCATTCCAATGCAAAATCAAAATACTGCCTCTGGGGGTAACTTTGTGAGATTCACACCCAGAACTACCCAGCTACAGGAGAGACAGAGAAAAAGAGAACACAACAATGCCCTTGCCCTGTGTGGATCAAGTCCTGATACCCAGGATATTGTAATTGGACCACAGATACCAGAAATTCCAAAATTTGATATGGACGATACATCTCTAAATATCTCTGCAGACATCATTAGACAGAAACTAAAGAAG GTTTCTGGCACACCTAGATTGGCTGCTGtggaaaataaatcaaatgaGTCACAATCTGAAGCTCCAAAGAAGCAGAGAAGAAGAATTTAA